The DNA region CCGTCAAGCATCGCACCGGGTGACACTAATTCTACTCGGTCGTCATAAATGCCGATATGTACCTCACCGCCCATTATTGTGTAATCTCTATGAATAAGATGGTTTACCAATCCTTCAAAGATAGCACGGTCGGAATAATCGGGTAGGTTAAGGCGATAGTTTGGCATTTTTACCCATCCGCTCATGGTGTAATTCTTGATAAAGTCCATCCCATATTTTAAGAGTAATACAAGGTTGGCCCGATGTTCTACGGAACTGATAGCATCATCCTTATGTAGTCCAGTCCAACGGGTACAGAAGATACGTGATTGGAATACGGTGCAATTATCTACAAATAGCAATCCGGCATTGGTAAGTTTACCGTCTGATGTGACCAAGCCGAATGATTCCAAATATTTGTCGTTCCATTCCTGATGGGTTTGCTCACGGAAAGTATTGGCAAGGATAACGAAAGAATGCTTGCTGGCATCCACTTGAGTAGGAAGTGAATCCCATGTCATGTGTGTTCCTTTCAATACTAACGAAAGGAGTTGTTGCGAATTACATTCTACACTTTCATTGCCGACTCGTACATATGCGGTACGTGTTCCGTCTTGATAGTAGTAATAAGGCGTCAGCGTTCCAGTTTTCACTTTTACTTCAAGCATGGTACGTCCTTCATATTCTATCGGGATAAGCTGTATTTCCGGTACAGGATCAAGCCTCGCCTTGTTTGTTTCGCTGATAAAGTCGGCATCGGCTTGCAGGTTTTCCAAACCTACAATTATTCCGTCATCGTTTACTCCATAGAATAAACTACCACCATCCGTATTGGCAAAAGCCGACACGGATTTGAGCCATGACTTCACTTTTTTGCGCTCCAACATTTCCTTGAAATTGTAAGCTGAGCATTCAGCTATCAATGTATTGTTATGTATCTGCATCGTTTTCTTATTGTTGTTCGGGTATATCACCCCAATATCATTTACAAAGGTAAGGATAAAACCGAAGAATCTGTTAAAAACATCGCTTTCTTTTGATTTTTATGCGTTTACATCTCGTTATTTATGAATAAAAATCGTACTTTTGTGAACAAGAGCGTGTGTTGCTTATGAATGTTTATTTTCGGATTTGCGTTATATTTGCAACACGTGTACGCAAGTTGCTGATAGAGATAATGTATTGATTTTGAGGAAGTGAAGTAAATAGACTGTCATATTAAAAAAAGAGTCGTAAATCAATGATTTACGACTCTTTTTTGCTTTAGGTTTCTTCTAGCCATTGCTATAGCGTAAGCAATGATATTCAGTCGCTGCATCGAAGCAAGGACATTCTTCCAGCCATGATTCCGGTTCTATTAATGAATGGTTATCCATAATTTGAGGTAAATCACGATGCCCGCAAATATGACAGTTCGGATAATCAATAAGGAGCGTTTTGAGTAAAATAATCATGGAGTGCTTTTGCCATTGAGTGCGTGTATCTTTGGGAAGTCCGTGCCGGTTAAGACCACCTTCGTAACATATAGCGATGCTGTCAAGATTATGCCCTTGGGCATGAGCTCCGGGTTTTCGAATAGAACGTGTGCTCTTAATATTTCCGTCTCTCCGAATGTAATAATGATAACCGATACCATTTAGTCCACGCTGGCGGTGCGACTTTTCCAATTCAATTTCCGTTAATGTTTCATTCTCCTTTGTTGCGGAGCAATGAATAACTATCAGATGAACAGTTCTCATAGCTGTTAAACGTTTTGAAGGTGAATAGTTTGTTTATTAATCACATGAGAACAATAGAAAGA from Bacteroides sp. MSB163 includes:
- a CDS encoding RNA-binding domain-containing protein, encoding MQIHNNTLIAECSAYNFKEMLERKKVKSWLKSVSAFANTDGGSLFYGVNDDGIIVGLENLQADADFISETNKARLDPVPEIQLIPIEYEGRTMLEVKVKTGTLTPYYYYQDGTRTAYVRVGNESVECNSQQLLSLVLKGTHMTWDSLPTQVDASKHSFVILANTFREQTHQEWNDKYLESFGLVTSDGKLTNAGLLFVDNCTVFQSRIFCTRWTGLHKDDAISSVEHRANLVLLLKYGMDFIKNYTMSGWVKMPNYRLNLPDYSDRAIFEGLVNHLIHRDYTIMGGEVHIGIYDDRVELVSPGAMLDGTQIQDRDIYSVPSLRRNPVIADMFTQLDYMEKRGSGLRKMRELTEKLPNFLFGKEPHYKTEASSFFTTFYNLNWSKNGKIPVEEVANRVNSTLEKYPINEEKFGEKQESSVKTFGVNDNSSEKRFGEVSKSSERRFGEASDKPKNINKTAQKIIDFVISDPSISAETMAYKIGISSRAVEKQIAKLRSMGILSREGADFGGYWRIVINPQTKK
- a CDS encoding N-acetylmuramoyl-L-alanine amidase, whose amino-acid sequence is MRTVHLIVIHCSATKENETLTEIELEKSHRQRGLNGIGYHYYIRRDGNIKSTRSIRKPGAHAQGHNLDSIAICYEGGLNRHGLPKDTRTQWQKHSMIILLKTLLIDYPNCHICGHRDLPQIMDNHSLIEPESWLEECPCFDAATEYHCLRYSNG